A window from Ictalurus furcatus strain D&B chromosome 16, Billie_1.0, whole genome shotgun sequence encodes these proteins:
- the panx3 gene encoding pannexin-3 isoform X1 has product MSIAKTAAQAVLSDALLQNSNVDNRIHHLELELPLDKVIKFVSVGLPLMLVSMAFAREISVGSQVSCFPPSNFTVKQAAYVDTYCWDSLMHHEFDENGNSEERSLWVHKMFPYSLLIMAMTMYLPALIWKFLAMPTLGSDLLFIIDELDKSYNRSVRLAQSIVELKQNTDPYEFQVELQRAKKKRYFEYPLLERYMQYKHGSYFLVSMLFLRGFLLLTFMSASCLYLVYFHLSAFLQDEFSCLMRTGILQDQVWVPTLVQCKISGLMVFQVISVANGAIYMLLGPIVLFSLLRLFCWDTTFLSLYEVLPALGLISGQKLGCPLNDLNVLLLFLRANVAQLRSYGRLKALCSLAPPHLHRGKGMLTEEQVEEAAEAAEELEEEIQEAREEGKHNLVDIMTMLGAARGNVVNCPEQRPLVEENMTLGTVSLICLLKSILIVGIIVYIIWDVQKIIK; this is encoded by the exons ATGTCAATTGCTAAGACAGCTGCACAGGCTGTGCTGTCTGATGCCCTGCTTCAGAACAGTAATGTAGACAACCGCATTCATCACCTGGAACTGGAGCTGCCCTTAGACAAAGTCATCAAATTTGTATCTGTAGGACTTCCTTTAATGCTGGTGTCTATGGCATTTGCTCGAGAGATCTCAGTTG gtTCACAGGTTAGCTGTTTTCCTCCCAGCAACTTCACAGTGAAGCAGGCTGCATATGTAGACACCTATTGCTGGGATTCACTGATGCACCATGAGTTTGACGAAAATGGAAACTCAGAAGAACGTTCACTGTGGGTTCATAAG ATGTTCCCCTACTCCCTGCTGATCATGGCGATGACGATGTACCTTCCAGCTCTGATCTGGAAGTTCCTGGCTATGCCAACTTTAGGCTCCGATCTGCTCTTTATAATTGATGAGCTGGACAAATCTTACAACCGCTCAGTGCGCTTGGCCCAGAGCATTGTGGAGCTTAAACAGAATACAGACCCATATGAATTTCAGGTAGAGTTGCAGAG agcCAAGAAGAAACGTTACTTCGAGTACCCTCTGCTGGAGAGATACATGCAATACAAGCATGGCTCCTACTTCCTGGTCAGCATGCTGTTCCTGCGTGGCTTCCTTTTGCTTACCTTCATGTCAGCTTCCTGTCTCTACCTGGTCTACTTCCACCTCTCAGCCTTCCTGCAGGATGAGTTCAGCTGTTTAATGCGTACCGGGATCCTTCAAGACCAGGTCTGGGTTCCCACGCTGGTGCAGTGCAAGATCAGCGGCCTGATGGTGTTCCAGGTTATTAGCGTGGCTAACGGTGCTATCTACATGCTGCTCGGTCCCATTGTCCTGTTCAGCCTGCTGCGTCTTTTCTGTTGGGACACCACCTTCCTCTCACTGTATGAGGTACTTCCTGCTCTGGGGCTCATCAGTGGTCAGAAGCTGGGCTGCCCGTTGAATGACTTGAACGTGCTTCTCCTCTTCCTGCGCGCTAATGTGGCACAGCTGCGCTCGTATGGCCGGCTCAAGGCCTTGTGCTCACTGGCGCCACCTCATTTGCACAGGGGTAAGGGCATGCTGACAGAGGAGCAGGTCGAGGAAGCTGCTGAAGCAGCtgaggagctggaggaggagaTACAAGAGGCCAGAGAGGAGGGCAAACACAATCTAGTGGACATCATGACTATGCTTGGAGCAGCCAGAGGGAATGTGGTGAACTGCCCTGAGCAGCGCCCTCTGGTGGAGGAGAACATGACACTCGGTACAGTTAGTCTCATCTGTCTACTTAAGAGCATCCTGATAGTGGGCATAATTGTGTATATCATATGGGATGTGCAGAAAATAATCAAGTGA
- the panx3 gene encoding pannexin-3 isoform X2 codes for MSIAKTAAQAVLSDALLQNSNVDNRIHHLELELPLDKVIKFVSVGLPLMLVSMAFAREISVGSQVSCFPPSNFTVKQAAYVDTYCWDSLMHHEFDENGNSEERSLWVHKMFPYSLLIMAMTMYLPALIWKFLAMPTLGSDLLFIIDELDKSYNRSVRLAQSIVELKQNTDPYEFQVELQRAKKKRYFEYPLLERYMQYKHGSYFLVSMLFLRGFLLLTFMSASCLYLVYFHLSAFLQDEFSCLMRTGILQDQVWVPTLVQCKISGLMVFQVISVANGAIYMLLGPIVLFSLLRLFCWDTTFLSLYEVLPALGLISGQKLGCPLNDLNVLLLFLRANVAQLRSYGRLKALCSLAPPHLHRGKGMLTEEQVEEAAEAAEELEEEIQEAREEGKHNLVDIMTMLGAARGNVVNCPEQRPLVEENMTLEPNHQGYHELEESTSCCFG; via the exons ATGTCAATTGCTAAGACAGCTGCACAGGCTGTGCTGTCTGATGCCCTGCTTCAGAACAGTAATGTAGACAACCGCATTCATCACCTGGAACTGGAGCTGCCCTTAGACAAAGTCATCAAATTTGTATCTGTAGGACTTCCTTTAATGCTGGTGTCTATGGCATTTGCTCGAGAGATCTCAGTTG gtTCACAGGTTAGCTGTTTTCCTCCCAGCAACTTCACAGTGAAGCAGGCTGCATATGTAGACACCTATTGCTGGGATTCACTGATGCACCATGAGTTTGACGAAAATGGAAACTCAGAAGAACGTTCACTGTGGGTTCATAAG ATGTTCCCCTACTCCCTGCTGATCATGGCGATGACGATGTACCTTCCAGCTCTGATCTGGAAGTTCCTGGCTATGCCAACTTTAGGCTCCGATCTGCTCTTTATAATTGATGAGCTGGACAAATCTTACAACCGCTCAGTGCGCTTGGCCCAGAGCATTGTGGAGCTTAAACAGAATACAGACCCATATGAATTTCAGGTAGAGTTGCAGAG agcCAAGAAGAAACGTTACTTCGAGTACCCTCTGCTGGAGAGATACATGCAATACAAGCATGGCTCCTACTTCCTGGTCAGCATGCTGTTCCTGCGTGGCTTCCTTTTGCTTACCTTCATGTCAGCTTCCTGTCTCTACCTGGTCTACTTCCACCTCTCAGCCTTCCTGCAGGATGAGTTCAGCTGTTTAATGCGTACCGGGATCCTTCAAGACCAGGTCTGGGTTCCCACGCTGGTGCAGTGCAAGATCAGCGGCCTGATGGTGTTCCAGGTTATTAGCGTGGCTAACGGTGCTATCTACATGCTGCTCGGTCCCATTGTCCTGTTCAGCCTGCTGCGTCTTTTCTGTTGGGACACCACCTTCCTCTCACTGTATGAGGTACTTCCTGCTCTGGGGCTCATCAGTGGTCAGAAGCTGGGCTGCCCGTTGAATGACTTGAACGTGCTTCTCCTCTTCCTGCGCGCTAATGTGGCACAGCTGCGCTCGTATGGCCGGCTCAAGGCCTTGTGCTCACTGGCGCCACCTCATTTGCACAGGGGTAAGGGCATGCTGACAGAGGAGCAGGTCGAGGAAGCTGCTGAAGCAGCtgaggagctggaggaggagaTACAAGAGGCCAGAGAGGAGGGCAAACACAATCTAGTGGACATCATGACTATGCTTGGAGCAGCCAGAGGGAATGTGGTGAACTGCCCTGAGCAGCGCCCTCTGGTGGAGGAGAACATGACACTCG AACCTAACCACCAGGGCTACCATGAACTGGAGGAGTCTACATCATGTTGTTTTGGTTAA